The DNA window TTAGACACAAGGAAAAAGCCGCTAGCTTCTACAAAATTTCTTTCATAGAAGAAGACGCTTTTATTTTATTTATCGGAACTGGCTCACTTTTCTGCTGTCTACGCAGAAAAATATTATTCGAAATCAATGAAAATATAATAAACGTAATTCCAATTAATTCATAATAATTTACTTGATTTCCTTGAATAAGTGAAATCACAAGTGTTGTAACAGGAACAAAGTTAATAAATAACAGACCATTTAATGGGGTAAGAATACTAACACCGACATTCCAGCCGATGAGTGCAATTACACCAGGAAAAATAATCATAAATAATAAATGAGGACTTACAATCGTCATTGTTTCCATTGTGGGTACATTCACATAACCAGAAAGTGTAAGAATCAAAACGATAACAGCTGCTGAAATCGTTCCAAGAAGACAACTTAATGTAGAATACCGTAAAGCAGACCAACCTCTAAACTGACTGCCACCCATTGTGTAAATAACCCATCCAATAACCGCTATCAAAATAAGTACGGAAGGAACAAGATTATCGGTAGCAGATAAAAACGCTCCGAAATCCCCTTTCGTTATAACGAGCGCAGCACCAATAAATGCTATTAAAACACATACTAATGTGAATGTATAAGGCTTACGTCTGTACAACATCCATACAATTACAATAGATATCATTGGCATTAAAGATTCCATAATCGATGCAACCATCACACCCGGCTCTCCCAATAAATCTTCTCCCCAGAAAATAAGTAAATTATAAACCGTGAAAGCCATCGTGCCGAAAAACCATAATGATAATCCTTTTCCTTCAAATTGAAATGCCTGTTTTCCTTCTCTCCATAATAGAAGTATTACTAAAATAACTGTCACTGTACCATAACGGAAAATAGTAAAATAAAACGGATCTATATATTGAAAAGCATTATGCGCAACAGGAAACATGGCTCCCCACGACACACTTGCTACAAGACATAAAATAGCACCTAATAATACATTACCTTTCATAACACATCAATCTCCTTCAAATGTTCGCCTTATCTATTAAACGACACACTTAGGCATCATGTAAAATGAATAATAATGATGTTTGTTATCATTATTAGTGATATCATAAATGATAGATACAAGGTTTTAATAGGAGAAGAGAATATGGAGTTTAAAGACTTAGAGATTTTTCAACTAGTTGCGCAAAAAGGAACAATCACAGAAGCTGCAAAAGCGTTAAGTTATGTACAATCGAATATTACTTCAAGAATTCATAAGCTGGAAACAGAGCTAAATACACCGCTGTTTAATCGACATAATCGCGGTATCAGTTTAACACCTGAAGGAAAAAAATTATTAGTCTATTGCGAGAAAATATTATCATTAACGGATGAAATGAAAAAAGTCGTACAAAGCGGGGATAATCCATCCGGTAAGTTAGAGATAGGATCTGTAGAAACAGTTATTAAATTACCAAATATATTATCTGTTTATACGAAGAAGTATAAAAATGTGGACCTCTCACTACTAACAGGTGTTACCAACCAATTGCAACAAGATGTATTGAATCATCGTTTAGATGGAGCCTTTGTAACGGAAACAGATGTACATCCTGACCTCATATCTCATGATGTTTTTCAAGAAGAGCTTGTTCTCATATCAGATATGAAAGCAACTTCCATAGAACAATTAATACATGAGCCATTCCTTTGTTTCAGCAATGGCTGTGGGTACCGTGCAAGACTTGAATCTTGGTACAAAGATCAAAATATAATTCCTCAAAAAGTGATGGAATTCGGGACATTAGAAACAATTCTAAGCAGTGTTGCTGTAGGACTAGGCATCACATTCGTACCAAAATCTGCTGTTGCCCATTTAGAAAAAAGAGGGTTAATTCAGTGCCATACACTACCTGAAAAATATAGTAAGATCAAAACAATTTTTATTAGACGTTCCAATACCTATCTAACATCTACAATCGAAAAATTTATCGAAATAATTGAACAGACAAAGAATGAAGCGGCAGAGCCATTATCTCTTAGTACCAATTAAAAAAGCGCATAGTGCCCTTTAAGTACAAAACCTGTTTTGTACCGTTTTCGGAGGTCTTTGGACAGACTTATTACTATATCATTATCGATTGATTTTTAAGAGAAGCTGGTCGTGACTGACGTCACGACCAGCCTCTCTTTTCTCGGTGATCTTATGGCATTTGTCTGTCCGTCGCCCTCCTTCAACAGTACGAATAAGGTTAAGATCTTTTTGGATAATGAGTGAAAAGTTGCTTTCCAACTCATAAAGCTTCAGAGAATGCAATTTTGGGTGCTCTAGTGCTCCTCTATACAATAGATGCTAACTATTTTTTGATCATATACTCTTTACCAGTTGAAGAAAATTAGCAGAAATGCTCTTCTTAAAGATTCTTGCTAGCTAAAAGGTCCATCCCTCTACCTTACCTTGTATGCAATCCACTGCATTTTCCTTTAGTTCAAAGTACCAGACCTTAGCCTAAAGAAATGATTAAGTCAATGTCAATTGCTATATTATAGGATTAATTTTCTTATTCAACTAACCTGCTTCTTTAGTTGAATAAGAAAAAAAGAGCCGTCAGCATCTCAATGATCTTTAAGTAAAGCCCCTGTCAGTTAAAGTATATTTATTCACAAACTCTTCACTGCAAATAAATATTGTCTTAAGTGCTATATCAGCAACATCTGAGCAACTTTCATTTAATGAATTAATGTTTCGATAAAAAATCAACCAATATGTCAAAAGATTCTTGTGCAGATTTTACATTATATTTTGAATTGTTGGGGTCACTAAATCCATGTTCTCCGTGAATTTTATGTATCTCGATATTCTTTTTTTCTAAGTATGATATTAATTCGTTGACATTAAATGATTTCTCACTTTCAGGAAAGAAAAGCATTGTTGAACATAAAGGTTCAATCTCTAGATAGTTTCTAATTCGCGAACCATAGTAACCAACAATTCCATCAATATCGTTTTCTTCACTGCACAACCATGCAATGGTTGCCCCAACACTAAATCCAACAATAAAGACTTTTTCATATGAATCTTTATTATCTTGCAATACACGTTTAATTTTATTTGTCGCATTAATAAACCCGATATTCTCCATAAAATTTCGATAAGCAACTTCTTCAAATGAATATTCAAAAGGTCCTTCTATTTCTAATAAGTTGGGGCAAATAACATCAAAGCCTCTTTCTGATAATGAATGGCAAACTTTCTTCATATGCTGGTTAACTCCATAAATTTCATGTACTACTATAATTAATTTGTTTGAGTTACTTTGTATGTTTATCAAATTATACCCCCTATTAAATCAGAAACTTTCTTCTAATAATACAAAATAAATGGATAATACTTATTCAGCTAAACTGCGCCTTTAGTTCAAAAAGAAAAGAGCGTTACCCCTCTTAAGTAACACCCCAACTAATTCAATATAAGCAACATTAAATTTCTTTTTCCATCAAAACATTTGTAGTCTGATAACCTAATTTTTCATATAATCCTCTTGCGACCATGTTATGACCAAAAACATGAAGACCTATTTTAATCATTCCAAGTTTTTGCCCAACATTCTCTATTTGCTTCATTGCTTCCTTGGCATACCCAAATCCTTGGTATTTTTCTAATATATTAATATCATAAATAAATCCTTCTTTTTCAGATTTTTGTGCAAGCCATATAACTCCAATTGCCTTGTCATCATTTAGAATAGTGTATAAGAAATTACTCTCAGTCTTCTCACCATTTGGCAAAAGCTTTGTATATTCCTCTTCCGCTTTACTAATTGATTCTTCCTGATTCCAATTCCCAGATAAAACTTTTTCTTCCGCATATGATTTAATCGCTGAAGTAATATATTTTTGATACTCATCGGAATTCATTAAAACTAATTTAATCATTGTTTTTTCTCCCCCTTATACTTGTAACTTCTATAAAATAGCATTCAATTCCTTCTTTTCACCAACATGCTGCGTTAGCTCTATAAGAAATAGGGCATTGTTTCTGCCCTTTTTGGTAATCAAATTCTGTTAAATTATTTTATTACTGGCAAAGGCACCTGGTTCACCCAATCCTGAATGAATCGCTCTTGATGCGAGTTCAAATGAGGTAGGTTATTACGGGAAAAGAATCGGTGTTCGTAACTTTCTTCAGTGCGATGAAGTAATTCTCCTGAAAAACAACTTGAATGGAAAATAACCTGAACGCTGAAAACTTTATCTCCATTCTGATATTCTGCAAAACCTTCTTCACCTGAATAAAGACCAAACAACTGTAATTGTTCAACTTTTAATCCTGTTTCCTCGAATGTTTCTCTCACAGCTGTTTCAAGGAACGTTTCTCCAGGCTCCATAACCCCCCCTGGAATACCCCAAACATCGCGATCCGTTCGATGTTGTAGTAAAATCTTATTTTCTTGTTCAAGAATAATTCCACAACCTACAGTCATGAGCATTTCATTTCCAATTAATTTGCGAATTGTTTGAATGTAATTCATTATTTCCTCCTTGATCTTTTGTATAAAAAGCATTTTAATGGGGAGTCCTTCTTGAACTAACCTTCTTCTTTAGTTGAATAAAAAAATGAGCTGTCTAAACAGCTCAATGATTTTCAAGTACAGCACCACGTTAGTTCAACAAGTAGTTAACATTATTAGTTATCTTTATTTAGAGTGGACACTAACGCTTCGTTTTTCACTTCCAATATATATTCAGTAAAAACATGTTCCCTACCGCCATTTTTCTCGTACCACTCTTTAATTCGTTTAACGTGAGTACCGTCAGCTTTTATATTATTCTCTATTTCTATATAATCGTCATAACTGTCATATTCCCAAATAGCGAAAATTTCCGTAGTATTATCTTTATTATCATTCATCCAACGTCCTACCAAACGTGCTCCGTGCTTTAGTTGATTAGGTAAATTAGTTTTATTGAAATGTTCATTAAATTTCTCTACAAAATCATTTTTTACAGTGTAAAATTTTCTCCGATAAAACATACAAGTACCTCCAATAACTTTTTATTTAAAGATTTTCCTGTACCGCTTACTTATTTCGATAATACCTCGTCATATTCCTCTTATTGAACTAACCGAAAATAACTCGACCTTTCTAATTGTTGGTTTTTTCGAGGCGTTAACAAAAAAAAGCACTCTATAAATAGATGTTTATCCCATATCCCTCCATTTCGATGCATATGATAGTTCAGTTCAAAAAAAAAGGAGGTAATATTTTGGGATTAAGACGAAGACTTCTTTATGTAACAAATTTTGGTGATAACACGGTAGAAATTTATAATATCACTAATCCAACATCCCCTGTCCGTATTGGAGAGTTTGGTGCAGCAGATTTAAGTGATCCTATCGATGCAGCAATTACAGGTACTACTTTGTATGTAACAAATTTTGCTGATAACAACACGGTGGAAATTTATGATATTTCCAATCCAACCGCTCCTGTCCGTGTTGGCGAGTTTGGTGCTGCAGATCTAATGCTTCCTTCCGGATTGGCTATCACAGGTACCACTTTGTATGTAACAAGTCAAGATAATAATACGGTTGAAATTTATAATATTTCCGATCCAAACGCTCCTGTCCGTGTTGGCGAGTTTGGTGAAGGAGATATATTTGTTCCTGGCGGATTGGTGATTACAGGTACAACGTTATATGTTTCAAATTCAGGCGATGACACAGTGGAAATATATAATATTTCCAATCCAACCGTTCCTGTCCGTGAAGGCCAATTCAATTCCGGAAATTTAGATGGTCCTTTTGCATTGGCTATAAGAGGTACTACTTTGTATGTATCAAATACAGGGAATGACACGGTAGAAATTTATGATATTACCAATTTAACCGCTCCAGTACGTGTAGGCGAGTTTAATGCGAATGATGTTTTTGGATTGGAAATTACAGATTCTACGTTGTATGTAGCAACCTCTCTTGCTAACACGGTACAAATTTATGATATTTCCAATCCAACCGATCCTGTACCTGTAGGGCAACTCAATGCCGGAAATTTAAATCGTCCTTCCGGAATGGCTATTTTTATGACAGTTTGATAAATGTTCTATTCAACAAAAGCACCTATATTGAAAAGAGACGACTAGGATATATGCACAGTCAAGTGGCAATTTAAAACACGAACTGTATCGAAAGTATTTTTAATTAGGATTTATGAGGACAATAAAAAGCAACGCCAAAAGGGGTTGCTCTTCTTGTATTCTTGCCTCCTTTCGTATTATTCCTATGCTTCTTTCACTAACCTGCTGTGTTAGTTTAAGTGTAACATTTCACACAGAATCGCCGAAATCTACTTGATATTTTGGACAAAAATAGACCATCGAAATGAACTGCCCCGTAAATGTTAGACACCAACTAACATTTACGGGGTGTTTTTATGTCTAAATATACAGTAGAAGTTAAATTACAAGCGGTGGTACGCTATTTAACTGGAAACGAAAGCTATCAAACTATTGCAGAAAGCATTGGCGCAGCTAAATCTCAAGTCATTACTTGGGTGAAATTATTTGAAGCACAGGGTGAAAAAGGGTTTAAGAAAGGCTATACAAGTTACTCATCTGGGTTTAAACTAGACGTACTTAATTTTATGAACGAAACAGGTACGTCTTTTCTAGAAACGGCAAGCACATTTAATATTTCTTCTCCGAGTATCATTTATCGGTGGGATCAGTTGCTTAAGACAAAAGGATTGGACGCGCTAGAACCAAAGAAAAAGGAGCGTCCATCCATGAAAAAAGAAACGAAAAAAGTTGAAGCACAAAAATCAATCCCAGCCGAAGACTCAATAGAAGCCCTACAAGCAAAAATCAAGCATTTAGAAATGGAGAATGCTTATTTAAAAAAGTTGAAAGCTTTAGTTCAGGCGCAGAAAAAATAACAAACAAAATCAAAGCGCAAGTAATTTTTGAACTAAAGGAACAATATGAGGTCGTGGATTTAGTTCAAATCGCTGACATTCCACGCAGCACTTATTACTACTAGGAAAAGCGACTGAATCAAGTCGATAAATATGAGCCTGTTAAAGAAGTAATCAATATCATTTATCACGAACATAAGGGGCGTTATGGTTACCGTCGCATCACGAAAGAACTGCAGAAATACGGTTTTACGTATAACCCGAAGACCATTAACCGCTTGATGAATGAAATCGGTTTAAAATGTGAGGTCCGTATGAAGAAGTATCGCTCTTATAAAGGAAACGTCGGAAAAATCGCTCCTAATGTATTACAACGTGATTTCAAGGCGGAGAAAATGAATCAGAAATGGGTAACAGACGTGACCGAATTCCATCTCTTTGGAGAAAAACGTTATCTGTCACCTGTTCTTGATTTGTGTAATGGTGAAATTATCGCATATAAAGTCATGAATCGACCGGTCTATCAACTTGTAGGTGATATGTTAGACGAAGCTATTCTGCGCCTACAGCCAGGAGATGAAGTCATTCTTCATTCCGATCAAGGCTGGCAATATCAGATGAAAAAATATCAAAAAACACTACAAGAGCACCAGATAACGCAAAGTATGTCCCGTAAGGGAAACTGCTTAGATAATGCAGTCATCGAAAATTTCTTTGGCTTATTAAAATCAGAACTGCTTTATTTACAAGAGTTTGAGAGCATGGCGCATTTTGAAAAGGAATTAGAAGAATATCTTGAATATTACAATCACAAGCGAATGAAGGCAAAATTAAAAGACCTGAGTCCGGTAGAATACCGAACTCAGATCTTAGAAGTTGCCTAAAATATTTGTCTAACTTTATTGGGTCAGTTCAAAATGGTCTTGTTCAATTAAAGCACTCGTAACTTAAATAAGTTATAGTTATTAATTCTGAGTTTTCATAGCCCTCATTACAATACGGTACACTAAATAACACATACCACCCAGCCCTAAAATACCTACTATAATAAGTAAAGGAATTTGTTCAGCATACAACATACCTACGACAAATAAGATAAAACACAGTATTATTCCCACAATACTAAATATGGTGTTTGGTTTAATATCCAATAATTTCCCCCCTTATCCATAGACTTATTAATGTACGCTCTTCTCTTTTTTTAACGATTGAGCAGAGTCTTATTAAGTGTTGTCATTTTTCTTTCCTTGAAAAAACTTACTTTCACTGGTAGTAGAAGAAGGGATTATTAATATTAAATAGTCAAATCACCTTCAAAGATTGTCACTACTTTCCCTGATAGTAAAACTTTATCATCTAAAACTTTAACTTTTAAAATACCACCTCTATCGGAAGCTTGGTAAGCAATAAACTCACTTTTTTGTAATTTCCTCTTCCAATATGGACCTAAACAACAATGTGCTGAACCAGTCACATGATCCTCATTAAGGCCTTGAGCTGGGGAAAAGAAACGTGAAACAAAGTCATATTCATTTGAACTCGAATGACTTGTAACAATAACTCCACGGGCTGGTAATTGGGCAATCAGGTCTATCCTTGGTTTTAAATCCCTTACAATAGCTTCTGTTTTTACTTCCACTAAATAATCTAATTGGTTTTTTCCAACGTATGTAGGCTCAACACCTAAAGCCTCAATCAATAAATCAGGAGTAATTGACTTCTCTTCAAGAATCGAAGGAAACTCTAATTGAACCCATTCATCTACGAATCGTGATTTGAGAATACCACTTTTTGTATAAAAGATAATGGTTTTTTCTTTTTCCACGTACCCGTTTTTCCATAAAAAAAAGGAACTTGCCAGTGTTCCGTGTCCACAAATAGGTATTTCTGTAGAAGGAGTAAACCAGCGTAAATGGTATTCATTTTTGTTGCGATTAATAAAAGCAGTAACCGGTAAATTCACCTCTTTTGCAACATCCTGCATCCAACTACTAGCTTTTTCATCACTTAACAAACATACAGCGGCAGGATTTCCTTTAAAAGCTTTCTCTGTAAACGTATTAAAGCTAGATAATTTCATTTTGATTCCCCCGTTTGGTGTAACCTTTTCTTCCTAATAATTCTCTAACAAGTTTGACATAACCCTATCATAACTAGATCCCTTGTTAAAAACTAACCTGCTGCTTTAGTTGAACAAGAAAAAAGAGCTACATTGCAACTCAATGTTCTTCCGCTATAGCACTCGTTAGTGAATAATTTTTTCCCATACTCTTTGTACATTCTGAAGATTTGCATCTGAAAAAATCAACTTGTATATATCAGGTTTAGTAGTGCTTTTCAAAAAAAAAGATTCACCTATTTATTTCATTCAACTAACCAAAGTTAAAAGTAAAATACAAAAAAGCGTCAATTTTTTAAAATCAACGCTGTTAATTTATTTCATTAAAATCCAACTTGCCAATTACTTCATATCCTTTTCTCCAGCCTTTTGGTTGAATTACAATTCCAGTCATATACGGTAAATTCCCTAACTCTATTTCTTTAGGAAAACTATGGCCTATGATTATCCTGTTTTGTCCTGTAGAGGGTGGAAGTTCGAATAATCTTCTATTCTCATGAATGATGATTTTTCTCTTAGCATCAGTAATTGTTGGCACTTCACTTAAAGTAACAATTTCTGCCAATGATTGTACAATACGTATAATCTTATTAGGAAAAGCTAATTTTGCAGTGTCAATTGCTCTACAAAAGGGACTTGAAATTACAACTGGTTCGATTGGTATTCCTGTCTGCCTAATGACTTTTCCAATAATCATTGCTTGTTGTTTACCAGTCTCACTTAAATTCCTTTGGGTCCTACAATCTTCAAATTTTACAGTTTGGTCATCATTTCCGACTGTTGCTTCAGCATGTCTGAAATAGATAATATAACCACCATTCAGTAGCTTGTCAAATGTCATGTTATCCTCCAATACTGCCATATTTATGTTAAATGATTAACTAGTATATTTAAATTATCCTAAAAATGTTACTAATTCTAGATGGGAATAAAACTCTTCTTCAACTAGTCGAGTAGAAGGGAACCTCTCTAACTTACGGTAGATTGTGTTCCTCCCCCTCACAGAACCGTGCTTGCGCTATTCACGCACACGGCTCCTCCTAGTCATCATTCACAAAATGTAGCTAATCTCTTTTCTTAAGTCGTATATATTCACCTTAACTCTTGGTGAAGGTAACGGATGTTTATGAAGAAAGAGATTGAATTTATCCCAAGTAAAGGATTTCCTTTTGCTAATCTTCCTTTTAGAAGAGTATGGTGTACAAGCGATAATAAGCAAGGAAACCAAATGCCTTTGTAGGGAGTCGGATAGCAGCGTAGTACCAATGAAGTTGGGTAATGCCGATGGAGGAAAGGCTAGCTACCAGTTATCATCCTTACTAGGGACACATTTACTACACGCAGAGGTAGGTATAAATGGGAAACAAAACTACTAAGGATAGCAGAACCATGTGTAACGTGCCAAGGTCTCTGACTCCAGAGAGGTTTTATCCTTCTTGCCTTTAACGAAGGATAAAATGTAGCTTTCTGCTGCAGGTAAAGCATCAGCCCTATCGATTTACTAACATTATGGAGCTCAATCCCTTCAACCATTTGGCTTTCGGCCCGCCACCTAACTGTCTACGCTTATAGACTAACGTTACCGTTAGCCCTCCAAGACTCGCTACGAGCGAATGGCTAATTCTTACTCGACGGGAATCCCACCCGCTATATGATACGACCTAGGCTCGGCCGCACACCTGCTGCGTTAGCACAATAAGAAAAAAGAGCCGTCTAAGTAGCTCATTGATCTTTGACTAACGCACCCGTTACTTTAATAAAAATTACATAATCTTCAGCCTTTCTCTTTGATTTTCAGGTTATTTTAACCAATAACGAACTCCTTTACCAGCTAAAGGTTCATCATTATACCTTGGAATAACGTGGAATGAAAAATAGATTGATTTGAAACTTTTCCTACGTTCCAACCAAGTGTGTAACCATCTGGTGCATATTTATCATCGAGATATTTCTTAGCATTTTGCAAAAGTTTATATGTATCGTTCCATTCATCTTTTGTTAATTCAAAAGCATTAGCGTGATGTAATCTATAAATACCTTATTCAACTAAACTGGCTATTTAATTGAACAAGAAAAAGAGCCATCTATGCAGCTCGTTGATCTTTTG is part of the Psychrobacillus sp. FSL H8-0483 genome and encodes:
- a CDS encoding DMT family transporter, translating into MKGNVLLGAILCLVASVSWGAMFPVAHNAFQYIDPFYFTIFRYGTVTVILVILLLWREGKQAFQFEGKGLSLWFFGTMAFTVYNLLIFWGEDLLGEPGVMVASIMESLMPMISIVIVWMLYRRKPYTFTLVCVLIAFIGAALVITKGDFGAFLSATDNLVPSVLILIAVIGWVIYTMGGSQFRGWSALRYSTLSCLLGTISAAVIVLILTLSGYVNVPTMETMTIVSPHLLFMIIFPGVIALIGWNVGVSILTPLNGLLFINFVPVTTLVISLIQGNQVNYYELIGITFIIFSLISNNIFLRRQQKSEPVPINKIKASSSMKEIL
- a CDS encoding LysR family transcriptional regulator — protein: MEFKDLEIFQLVAQKGTITEAAKALSYVQSNITSRIHKLETELNTPLFNRHNRGISLTPEGKKLLVYCEKILSLTDEMKKVVQSGDNPSGKLEIGSVETVIKLPNILSVYTKKYKNVDLSLLTGVTNQLQQDVLNHRLDGAFVTETDVHPDLISHDVFQEELVLISDMKATSIEQLIHEPFLCFSNGCGYRARLESWYKDQNIIPQKVMEFGTLETILSSVAVGLGITFVPKSAVAHLEKRGLIQCHTLPEKYSKIKTIFIRRSNTYLTSTIEKFIEIIEQTKNEAAEPLSLSTN
- a CDS encoding dienelactone hydrolase family protein yields the protein MINIQSNSNKLIIVVHEIYGVNQHMKKVCHSLSERGFDVICPNLLEIEGPFEYSFEEVAYRNFMENIGFINATNKIKRVLQDNKDSYEKVFIVGFSVGATIAWLCSEENDIDGIVGYYGSRIRNYLEIEPLCSTMLFFPESEKSFNVNELISYLEKKNIEIHKIHGEHGFSDPNNSKYNVKSAQESFDILVDFLSKH
- a CDS encoding GNAT family N-acetyltransferase, which codes for MIKLVLMNSDEYQKYITSAIKSYAEEKVLSGNWNQEESISKAEEEYTKLLPNGEKTESNFLYTILNDDKAIGVIWLAQKSEKEGFIYDINILEKYQGFGYAKEAMKQIENVGQKLGMIKIGLHVFGHNMVARGLYEKLGYQTTNVLMEKEI
- a CDS encoding NUDIX domain-containing protein, giving the protein MNYIQTIRKLIGNEMLMTVGCGIILEQENKILLQHRTDRDVWGIPGGVMEPGETFLETAVRETFEETGLKVEQLQLFGLYSGEEGFAEYQNGDKVFSVQVIFHSSCFSGELLHRTEESYEHRFFSRNNLPHLNSHQERFIQDWVNQVPLPVIK
- a CDS encoding NIPSNAP family protein, which codes for MFYRRKFYTVKNDFVEKFNEHFNKTNLPNQLKHGARLVGRWMNDNKDNTTEIFAIWEYDSYDDYIEIENNIKADGTHVKRIKEWYEKNGGREHVFTEYILEVKNEALVSTLNKDN
- a CDS encoding PhzF family phenazine biosynthesis protein, with product MKLSSFNTFTEKAFKGNPAAVCLLSDEKASSWMQDVAKEVNLPVTAFINRNKNEYHLRWFTPSTEIPICGHGTLASSFFLWKNGYVEKEKTIIFYTKSGILKSRFVDEWVQLEFPSILEEKSITPDLLIEALGVEPTYVGKNQLDYLVEVKTEAIVRDLKPRIDLIAQLPARGVIVTSHSSSNEYDFVSRFFSPAQGLNEDHVTGSAHCCLGPYWKRKLQKSEFIAYQASDRGGILKVKVLDDKVLLSGKVVTIFEGDLTI
- a CDS encoding histidine phosphatase family protein, whose protein sequence is MTFDKLLNGGYIIYFRHAEATVGNDDQTVKFEDCRTQRNLSETGKQQAMIIGKVIRQTGIPIEPVVISSPFCRAIDTAKLAFPNKIIRIVQSLAEIVTLSEVPTITDAKRKIIIHENRRLFELPPSTGQNRIIIGHSFPKEIELGNLPYMTGIVIQPKGWRKGYEVIGKLDFNEIN